The genomic segment TATCTCAAACTGTACAAAACAAAGCGTCATATGAAATAAGATTCTTCTAAATGTGTGGCGACTGCCGGCTTAATTACTCTAACGATGTCCTCTCGTTAAACAACTCGTAGGTAACATAGACTGGCCAACCAAtactgttctttttttttttttcctttttgccACATTGCATGGAGGTATTTTCGTATCGTTATTTCAAGCAACAATCGTCCAACACGCGAACAATAAAATTCAACGCAATAATATGCAACCGTATAAAGGTGAACCCTATAAAGGTATCTGTAAACGTGAAACAATCCAGAAGAAACGTATACGAACGATCGTTCTTCCCCGTTGGACGTTTATCTCTATGGAATTTTCTGCATCGACCGTTAATAGTTACGATTcaatgtattttaatttctttccctattacgttatacgtcttctAAACCGATGAACACATGCGAACCGTAGCCCCGTAACATTtacgatatttataaaatactaATATTGTACAGAGAGATGTATATAAACCGCTAAAGGAAATACTAATAGTAAACTGGCTGATCACTATAACTTGTAATATGTTTATCGCTTCGTTTCTTACCGATGGTGCAAGGAGAGTGAGttagttcttttttttttttctttcttatcaaACGTTCCAAGCGATAACATTGGAAAATGGATATTGCGACATGCGATGCTCATAAAATTGAACATTTAACATCAACATCATCTTTTTATCACGTAGAATAAAACTGATACGTCTTCTCGTTTCTCCTTGCTGATGAATCGTTATTCGCCATCGAGTTATTTTTCCCTGCACAAATAAATTCTATGAATTTACACACTACATACATCAACGTATCGTGGCAATTTTCACGTACTGGCAGCTGATAAACACCTATCTCCCTCTCACCCAATTATTTtcccttcttttctctctttcactcATTTCAACCTCATCACAGCTATCCTTATACATAATGTGTTCTACTAAGGAATGTGTTTACTGAGAAAAACCGTAACCTAATCTAATTATCCCGTGCTACCTACAAGTTGTTTGTCATAGAGATTTACTTGAAAGAGATTTACTTACACGTTCTTATTCGTTCTTATTTTTCCTTCCGTTTCTTTTCGTTAATGTGCATATTACAAGTTTCACATACGTACGGACTCTGTTCGAATCGAAAAATGATAATTGCTGTTTGATTTCGATTACAGGAAATGACATAAGGAACCTTTATAAGGATTATTCTCCTATGTAACCGATAATATTAGAAACATTGTAATTTTGGTAATGGAATATTCAAATGATCAAGCatgttttcgtttttttttttttttcaacgtGACAACCAGAATACAATCATTCGTCGCATGTTTTGTTGCTTATATATGCTAcacataaaaaaaagaaaaaaaaaaaagagttacAGAAGAAATATTCTATGTGAGAAAAGTCTATTTCACTTCACTGTAATAATATCGATGTTACTTGTAACAAGCACAAAATATGTCAACATTCTTGTGACGAAAatcgaatgaaaaatttgtttccTTCATCTACTTATACAAGTTCACTGCAATACTAGATTTAGATACATTAGTACAAATAATCATATGAGAGTCATAAATGAGAAAAGTACGAATCGATGTGTGTAAATGAAAATGGTATAAAATCTGTTTCCCTTTGAAAATCTTGGCCTGTCCAAATCAATTGGAACACACCTGCCTACCGGCAGTCAGAAAAAGTGTGAATTATAAAatagagatagagagaaagTGACGATAGGATAAAATTAAGAAACCGCCAATGATAGATCTAATGTGATGATACGTATAATTAGCGAAGAAAAAGTACTGCATATACGGATGCAATAGAGAAATATTATGCTGCCATTAATATTAATAGCGCAATGGCTATATTAAAATAAAGTGATTTATAAATTAAGTTAATGGTACACGTGACGTTCGTAACATGTTCTattaaagttttttttttttttcaaatagatCTATCTACAGCAATCTAACAATAGTTTGCATCTTTATCGTATCTGTGACTTCTTTCTCAATGTATTTGGGCAACACAGTGAAGTTTAATCAATAGTTCACatacaatttatgaataaacATAAAATCATGTTTTACGTACGCGGACGCAAATATTTTGTCAACAATGTTTATAATATCATTTCATTACTtatattatatcttttatatattatatttatatatgtatatatatatagaatatatatgtgtatacatatatacatatacatatacacatatatgtcatttatattttagataatatgaattctcttttatttaataatctAATTCGAACTTTTCATGTATATATAGATGCatcttttatatacatatatatattatatatataatataatatataatatatatatttactctTTTTCTCTCTGTGTGTAATATATTATTACTCGTGTTATGCGATATTTATGAATATACAAGTTATTTTTAAAGAGTGGTGAGCCAGCGTCTCCAGCTATGAATTGTACTCATGTACacttatatatttcatttgacGCTACAGCTAACGTTTTCAGATACTTTAACTAAACCCATTATTGATTACTGCCTATCCCTTATATCACCCTTTCCTAATACCTACCCCCCCCCCCAAAAAACAATGATTTGAAACGTCTGTTATTAGTAGATGCTGTATCCTCTTTCTTATCTAGCAATGAAATATAAGCTGTTTGCTCTTTTGTTTATAATATTGATAATTATTATCAACATAAACGAAGTTTCTAGCTAAAATCCATTCCCTATCTAAAGATTTGATTCAGTGTCAAGGTGCAGTTGTTAAAAATCTGTCAAAGATTTGGTTGCCTTAAATAGAATTCCACATAAAGCAGTATCATACAGAACCCAAGGATGTATGACATGACTGCTGACCATGACAGACACTTTTTACATAGAactgtacgtatgtatgtatgtatgtatatatgtatgtatgtagaaACCTTAATTTGCTGTATTTTCATCAGAATACATTAATCATTGCATAGAAAAGAATTGAAAGCACTAGCGAATGGAATATTTTGCTCAAAAAATATTTCACGATTAAACTATTGAAAAcagatgtatataaatataaatatctctACATgacaaaaataattatattcatGCTGCTATAATATAAAGGAATGAcaaaaacaaatttctatgtCACAGCTTTTGCTTTGCAAAGTGTCATGAAATGTATCTCATTAACTCAAATTGTATTCAACTGATATACCTTGAAACTAAAAATAATTAGACAAAAGTTTTAATGTACAACGCATGTTAACCATACCAAAATGTTACTTGAGAGGATCTTTTTGATTCAGTGATGAATCGAGTAATTCTTATCTTAGCACGCTAATATAATGAATCCTCTGTTCCTAAGGTATGAGTAAGGAAGAATGAGACTTGATGTTTATATACTTCTGGGTACATTAATCTAAATACTATAAGATATAATTTGATGAAGATTTTGAGAAATAAAGACTTTGGGATTCAGAATAAAACTTGGCAATAAAGTATTATGTTATTCATTTAACTGGACCAGCCAGcattgtaaatatataaatatatgtttatacaTAGAATAGCTCTCCctttgtatgtatatttatcCTCCAGCCAAGTTATTTCTGCTTTACATATGTAAGATCTTTGGTTTTGCCAAGGTATTACTCTGTACTCAAGAAATCTTGCTCATATAGCATGTTAATCGTTCAATGGCCTAATCATTTCATAGCTCAAGGAACAGTTCAATACAATAATTTGCAACATCATTTTATGGAAGTGAATATAATTTGATCTGCACGATACACATTAAAATACTAAATCCTCAGATCGAAGTCATTCAATTTGTGAGTTCTGTATGACCttctaactaaaaatatctttcatatTAGTACTAAGATTATGCTcctatacaaaaaaaaaaaaaaaaaaagaaaaaatagatttatttttatgaaacgaaacAATTACCCATGTAACATTGTCGTCTTGACCTTCCAAGAACAACTATGGCCAAATTGTGCCATTTCGTTTCTAATGTAATCATAATTTCATCATGCCTTCTTTCAATATCCTATACCATACAACTAGATATATTATGTAACTCTGATGTGGTACGTGTATTATTTGTGATAAAGTCCCGTAACGTGGTGTATCACAGAACAATTGTAGTAGTTATCATTtaacatataatatttatatatcataataatcTTAAAAGATAGATAAATGTTGACGAATCATGATGGATGCATGAACAGTGATGTGAGAATGCAAGCGCTATAGTGATGTAGCGATAGATGACAACGGGTGGTAGGTGGTAGTGGACGAGTGTTTCAAGAAGGGAAGAGAGAGCTACCGCAGCATCACCTCAAGATGTGAAAAGATGAATAACGGAGCTCAATAATGGGGATGAACAAAAGTGCTGTACTTGAAATCAATGGATCATATTGGCGAGGGCATTCTGACGTGCTCGTTTTGCTTCCTCTTCACTGATCCTCTGCTCAATTAAATATTGAGCAGTGCCGATTGCATTAGGATAACCCGTGATAGTCACTATGCGGTTCCTGGTACCAGGAGCGAACATGCCCTTCTTAGAGATTTGTATGTTGGCGCCACTTAGGTGCTGAATCTCAATGAGGGCACGACCACCGGGTCCCAGAATAGCTCCCACTATAACCTCTGCAATTTCTATGTCTACTTTCTTGGTCTCCTTGTTGTTGGCGTCTACCTGTGTAGGACTCTTACTTACAAGTGATAACTGGTTAGTGCCAAGGCCAAACGAATTGTTGTTTAGATGAATAGCACTGGCAGCTGTGTTGTTTTGTCTGAATGGATCAAAAGGCTCGTATCTGTCAAGTGTATTACGTGGTGTGGGAGACGTAGATCCAAGAGCAGGAACTGTTCCAATTGGCCCAAATACGCCGCCATTGTTATTCGAACCATTTGCTGTTGTAGTGCTATCCATAGGATTTCCAAGGTAACCCATACTAGAAGGCATTCCGATTCCCATTCCGAGAAGATTATATTTAGCAAGTGTAGCGATAGCAGACAAAATTTCGCTAGCAGCAGGTTCCGAAAAACCTGCCGTTCGTAAATTTAGTTTTATATGTTCCAACAATTGCGTTGTCACTGGTGCTGTACCTGCTGTAATTGCAGCTCCTAAATTCAAGTTCAAGCTTAATCCAGCACCATTCAAGAGACTCACTGTGAACAAACGTAAGTCACAATTTAGTCAACTATCATACCTTAATCCTGGAACTATATTACACGTTTTTTATGTTACTAGAAATCTTACCTGTATTGATGCCAGCCGTAGAAGTATACGTGGGAGTGCTTGTAGGTGCTTGAGCATAAGGACTGCCTGTGGGATTGTAATTAGCTACAGGACCACTAACATCGGCATAACTAACATTTGGACATGTTCCACTATGTGGATCATCTGCCACTTTTGCTAATATCATCATTAATGCATTACGGttattctctttctctccaaTTACCGTTATACATCTTTCTTGCAAAGACACGTCTTTTGCCTTCTGACTTATTTGAACGTACGAGCCACActcttcttttatttgtttaatgTAATTTCCAGCTTTACCTATTATCATGCCTGCAGTGCTGTTAGGTACCAAAATTTTtacctaaaatattatattaaacattacatgtaaata from the Bombus affinis isolate iyBomAffi1 chromosome 11, iyBomAffi1.2, whole genome shotgun sequence genome contains:
- the LOC126921742 gene encoding RNA-binding protein Pasilla isoform X4; its protein translation is MAADSGMETCPSPEIADSRKRPLDCDAENGATKRSHYGSGGDGTYHLKVLVPGVAAGAIIGKGGDTIAQLQKDTGARVKMSKSHDFYPGTTERVCLITGSLEAIMAVMDFIMDKIREKPDLTLKTTVDFESGKTTAERDKQVKILVPNSTAGMIIGKAGNYIKQIKEECGSYVQISQKAKDVSLQERCITVIGEKENNRNALMMILAKVADDPHSGTCPNVSYADVSGPVANYNPTGSPYAQAPTSTPTYTSTAGINTVSLLNGAGLSLNLNLGAAITAGTAPVTTQLLEHIKLNLRTAGFSEPAASEILSAIATLAKYNLLGMGIGMPSSMGYLGNPMDSTTTANGSNNNGGVFGPIGTVPALGSTSPTPRNTLDRYEPFDPFRQNNTAASAIHLNNNSFGLGTNQLSLRL
- the LOC126921742 gene encoding RNA-binding protein Pasilla isoform X2 — its product is MWRIGGDGTYHLKVLVPGVAAGAIIGKGGDTIAQLQKDTGARVKMSKSHDFYPGTTERVCLITGSLEAIMAVMDFIMDKIREKPDLTLKTTVDFESGKTTAERDKQVKILVPNSTAGMIIGKAGNYIKQIKEECGSYVQISQKAKDVSLQERCITVIGEKENNRNALMMILAKVADDPHSGTCPNVSYADVSGPVANYNPTGSPYAQAPTSTPTYTSTAGINTVSLLNGAGLSLNLNLGAAITAGTAPVTTQLLEHIKLNLRTAGFSEPAASEILSAIATLAKYNLLGMGIGMPSSMGYLGNPMDSTTTANGSNNNGGVFGPIGTVPALGSTSPTPRNTLDRYEPFDPFRQNNTAASAIHLNNNSFGLGTNQLSLVSKSPTQVDANNKETKKVDIEIAEVIVGAILGPGGRALIEIQHLSGANIQISKKGMFAPGTRNRIVTITGYPNAIGTAQYLIEQRISEEEAKRARQNALANMIH
- the LOC126921742 gene encoding RNA-binding protein Pasilla isoform X3, with the protein product MSKSHDFYPGTTERVCLITGSLEAIMAVMDFIMDKIREKPDLTLKTTVDFESGKTTAERDKQVKILVPNSTAGMIIGKAGNYIKQIKEECGSYVQISQKAKDVSLQERCITVIGEKENNRNALMMILAKVADDPHSGTCPNVSYADVSGPVANYNPTGSPYAQAPTSTPTYTSTAGINTVSLLNGAGLSLNLNLGAAITAGTAPVTTQLLEHIKLNLRTAGFSEPAASEILSAIATLAKYNLLGMGIGMPSSMGYLGNPMDSTTTANGSNNNGGVFGPIGTVPALGSTSPTPRNTLDRYEPFDPFRQNNTAASAIHLNNNSFGLGTNQLSLVSKSPTQVDANNKETKKVDIEIAEVIVGAILGPGGRALIEIQHLSGANIQISKKGMFAPGTRNRIVTITGYPNAIGTAQYLIEQRISEEEAKRARQNALANMIH
- the LOC126921742 gene encoding RNA-binding protein Pasilla isoform X1; its protein translation is MAADSGMETCPSPEIADSRKRPLDCDAENGATKRSHYGSGGDGTYHLKVLVPGVAAGAIIGKGGDTIAQLQKDTGARVKMSKSHDFYPGTTERVCLITGSLEAIMAVMDFIMDKIREKPDLTLKTTVDFESGKTTAERDKQVKILVPNSTAGMIIGKAGNYIKQIKEECGSYVQISQKAKDVSLQERCITVIGEKENNRNALMMILAKVADDPHSGTCPNVSYADVSGPVANYNPTGSPYAQAPTSTPTYTSTAGINTVSLLNGAGLSLNLNLGAAITAGTAPVTTQLLEHIKLNLRTAGFSEPAASEILSAIATLAKYNLLGMGIGMPSSMGYLGNPMDSTTTANGSNNNGGVFGPIGTVPALGSTSPTPRNTLDRYEPFDPFRQNNTAASAIHLNNNSFGLGTNQLSLVSKSPTQVDANNKETKKVDIEIAEVIVGAILGPGGRALIEIQHLSGANIQISKKGMFAPGTRNRIVTITGYPNAIGTAQYLIEQRISEEEAKRARQNALANMIH